The Drosophila subpulchrella strain 33 F10 #4 breed RU33 unplaced genomic scaffold, RU_Dsub_v1.1 Primary Assembly Seq377, whole genome shotgun sequence genome contains a region encoding:
- the LOC119561845 gene encoding transmembrane protein 53 produces the protein MSTSPSHCYGLKANDAPTEYETGKATKHTSGPESSPGTLPPERGDTLEYFIKFPKPTSENEFVLANANDSKDNNVPIVMLLGWAGCQDRYLMKYSKIYEDRGLITVRYTAPVDTLFWKRSKMVPIGEKILKLIQDMNFDAHPLIFHIFSNGGAFLYQHINLAVIKHKSRLQVRGVIFDSAPGERRMLGLYRAITAIYGRGKPCNCLTALVITITLSIMWFVEESTSAFKSLFVQSSPVRSSPFCALKNETNKYPQLFLYSKGDVVIPYRDVEKFIRLRRDQGIKVSSVCFKDAEHVKIFTKYPKQYVQSVCNFIRICIAIPALKVTPNCEHSEKKYWLNRKYD, from the exons ATGTCTACATCACCATCGCATTGTTATGGGCTAAAAGCTAACGACGCACCAACCGAGTATGAGACAGGGAAGGCCACGAAACACACATCTGGTCCTGAGTCTTCACCTGGGACTCTCCCACCAGAGCGTGGGGACACTTTAGAGTACTTCATAAAGTTTCCCAAGCCTACCTCTGAAAACGAGTTTGTACTTGCAAACGCCAACGACAGTAAGGACAACAACGTGCCCATCGTAATGCTGTTGGGATGGGCAGGCTGTCAGGATCGATACCTGATGAAATACTCGAAAATTTATGAGGACCGGGG TCTTATAACAGTTCGGTACACGGCTCCGGTAGACACCTTGTTTTGGAAGCGATCTAAAATGGTCCCTATCGGAGAGAAAATCCTGAAACTGATTCAAGATATGAATTTTGATGCACATCCTCTGATATTTCACATATTTTCTAATGGCGGAGCCTTCCTGTACCAACACATTAACCTAGCTGTAATCAAGCACAAGTCTCGACTGCAAGTTCGCGGCGTTATTTTTGACTCTGCTCCTGGAGAGCGAAGGATGCTCGGCCTTTACCGTGCAATCACAGCCATCTATGGAAGGGGAAAGCCATGCAACTGCTTGACAGCACTGGTCATAACCATCACCCTCAGCATAATGTGGTTTGTAGAG GAATCAACTTCTGCCTTTAAAAGTCTATTTGTGCAATCATCGCCGGTACGCTCGAGCCCATTTTGCGCGCTGAAAAACGAAACCAATAAGTACCCACAGCTCTTCCTGTACTCCAAAGGTGACGTCGTCATCCCCTACCGAGATGTGGAAAAGTTTATTCGACTTCGACGCGACCAGGGTATCAAAGTATCTTCGGTGTGCTTTAAAGACGCCGAACACGTAAAGATCTTCACTAAGTATCCAAAACAGTACGTCCAGAGTGTGTGTAATTTTATAAGAATCTGTATCGCAATACCTGCTCTAAAGGTTACTCCTAATTGTGagcactcagaaaaaaagtATTGGTTAAACCGAAAGTACGATTAG